A single Pristis pectinata isolate sPriPec2 chromosome 6, sPriPec2.1.pri, whole genome shotgun sequence DNA region contains:
- the LOC127571923 gene encoding deleted in malignant brain tumors 1 protein-like yields MRLNDCPIASWGQHPCTHKNDASVICSVDHWQLRLADGVGRCDGRVEVYYGGVWGRVNDGLWDFKDADVVCRQLSCGSAINVYNHSKYGIGKGPVLMNNASCNGSEPHLWNCTFTQLKHLPIGDDVGVFCSDHIPIRLVDGGSRCAGRLEVLLQRNLGNRVR; encoded by the exons ATGCGCTTGAATGACTGCCCCATTGCATCATGGGGACAACATCCATGCACACACAAAAATGACGCCAGCGTTATCTGTTCCG TTGATCATTGGCAGCTGAGACTGGCTGATGGAGTGGGCCGTTGTGATGGCCGAGTGGAGGTTTATTACGGAGGCGTCTGGGGCAGAGTAAATGACGGTCTGTGGGATTTCAAAGATGCAGATGTGGTATGCAGACAGCTGAGCTGTGGCTCCGCAATAAATGTTTACAACCACTCAAAGTATGGAATTGGGAAAGGACCAGTGTTAATGAACAATGCCAGTTGCAATGGGAGTGAACCCCACCTCTGGAACTGCACGTTCACACAACTTAAACACTTACCTATCGGTGATGATGTTGGCGTGTTTTGTTCTG ATCATATTCCCATAAGGCTGGTGGACGGCGGAAGTCGTTGTGCCGGAAGGCTGGAAGTTTTACTACAACGGAACCTGGGGAACCGTGTGCGATGA